A portion of the Kineosporia corallincola genome contains these proteins:
- a CDS encoding response regulator transcription factor: protein MRVAIADDSTLFRGGLRLLLGQVGVEVCLEAGNADDLISGLAGLPGPRPEVVILDIRMPPTYTREGLTAAARIRESDPATGVLILSTYAETTYAAELFANGSVGRGYMLKDRVDDVGTLHDALVRLAAGESLVDATLVDSLIGHSRRQDALAALTVRERQVLRQMAEGRSNAGVAAVLNLSHKTVENYAASIFGKLDIPAGSDDNRRVLAVLSWLRAGTTSS, encoded by the coding sequence GTGCGGGTAGCGATCGCGGACGACTCCACCCTTTTCCGGGGCGGCCTGCGGCTGCTGCTCGGCCAGGTCGGTGTGGAGGTGTGTCTGGAGGCGGGCAACGCGGACGACCTGATCTCCGGACTCGCCGGGCTGCCCGGCCCGCGGCCCGAGGTGGTGATCCTCGACATCCGGATGCCCCCCACCTACACCCGCGAGGGGCTGACCGCCGCGGCGCGGATCCGCGAGAGCGATCCCGCAACCGGCGTGCTGATCCTTTCCACCTATGCCGAGACCACCTATGCCGCCGAGCTTTTCGCCAACGGCAGTGTCGGCCGCGGGTACATGCTGAAAGACCGGGTGGACGACGTGGGCACGCTGCACGACGCCCTGGTCCGGCTCGCGGCCGGGGAGTCGCTCGTGGACGCCACGCTGGTGGACAGCCTGATCGGGCACTCCCGGCGGCAGGACGCCCTGGCCGCGCTGACCGTGCGCGAGCGCCAGGTGCTGCGCCAGATGGCCGAGGGCCGCTCCAACGCCGGGGTCGCCGCGGTGCTCAACCTGAGTCACAAGACGGTCGAGAACTACGCCGCCAGCATCTTCGGAAAGCTCGACATCCCGGCGGGGTCCGACGACAACCGGCGGGTGCTGGCCGTGCTCTCCTGGCTGCGGGCGGGCACGACCTCCTCCTGA
- a CDS encoding sensor histidine kinase produces MSANTMAARVSGLARRSPAPGHGHGDGGDTPPTRPRPVPWLGALLAGALVTLLASLALAPLWTSNPELAAPTVAFAGALVAAGVILSREPGQRSPGLSLMLAGCVWPLSWVEEISRGSWHLVSFLAAPATLVLAAWAIFGYPDPESVGRSERRFLLGLTAWMLAGRVFVVLSSDLTAHRDAGTAWWPMLQSDPGLHRWLAYVSSVGEVLLASGFLVMWVRRSRRIRGLDRKLMLPVVGAAAFAGTASMGASLAQLIGVRGVLLDQILVVQTMLLLTVPIAFVFATVRRRLASVMIADLLPRLRMDRTSERLESAFRQVLDDPGLEIHYWAAEIGAYVDRHGATSADPGGETGDHGLLLPITSTNGARLAMIRADQALWRYPDLVEAAGSAAGLAIENARLQVEARAQLELVRASHARIVAAQLAERQALEKDLDDGALRRVQELLARIEGPGTPPGLEDTVAYAAEQLRLTVAELREIAAGLHPSILDQVGLAEAVRRIGAAQPVTVDVDLPEQGLPMPAQVAGYFVAAEAITNAVRHAQASRIDVRGADTGGTLRLTIEDDGRGGADIGSGTGLSGLGDRVRAAGGTIHLDSPPGAGTTLTAEIPYR; encoded by the coding sequence TTGTCAGCCAACACCATGGCCGCCAGGGTCTCCGGGCTAGCCCGGCGCTCCCCGGCGCCCGGCCACGGGCACGGGGACGGCGGCGACACCCCGCCCACCCGGCCCCGTCCGGTGCCGTGGCTCGGCGCACTGCTGGCCGGTGCCCTGGTGACGCTGCTGGCCTCGCTCGCGCTCGCCCCGCTGTGGACGTCGAACCCCGAACTGGCCGCTCCCACGGTCGCGTTCGCCGGGGCGCTGGTCGCGGCCGGCGTCATCCTCTCCCGCGAACCGGGCCAGCGCTCGCCCGGCCTGTCGCTGATGCTCGCGGGCTGTGTCTGGCCGCTGAGCTGGGTGGAGGAGATCAGCCGCGGGTCGTGGCACCTGGTCTCGTTCCTCGCCGCCCCGGCCACCCTGGTGCTCGCGGCCTGGGCCATCTTCGGCTACCCCGACCCGGAGTCGGTCGGCCGGTCGGAACGCCGCTTCCTGCTCGGGCTGACCGCCTGGATGCTGGCCGGGCGGGTTTTCGTCGTCCTCAGTTCCGACCTGACCGCCCACCGTGACGCGGGCACCGCATGGTGGCCGATGCTCCAGTCCGACCCGGGCCTGCACCGCTGGCTCGCCTATGTCTCCTCGGTCGGGGAGGTGTTGCTGGCCAGCGGTTTCCTGGTGATGTGGGTGCGGCGCAGCCGGCGCATCCGCGGGCTCGACCGCAAACTGATGCTGCCGGTGGTGGGAGCCGCGGCGTTCGCCGGCACGGCCAGCATGGGCGCCTCGCTGGCCCAGCTGATCGGCGTGCGCGGCGTGCTGCTCGACCAGATCCTCGTGGTGCAGACCATGCTGCTGCTGACCGTGCCGATCGCGTTCGTGTTCGCCACCGTGCGCCGTCGTCTGGCCAGCGTGATGATCGCCGACCTGCTGCCCCGGCTGCGGATGGACCGCACCTCGGAGCGGCTCGAGAGCGCCTTCCGCCAGGTGCTCGACGACCCGGGCCTGGAGATCCACTACTGGGCCGCGGAGATCGGCGCCTATGTGGACCGGCACGGCGCCACCTCGGCCGACCCGGGCGGCGAGACCGGCGACCACGGGCTGCTGCTGCCGATCACCTCCACCAACGGTGCCCGGCTGGCGATGATCCGGGCCGACCAGGCGCTGTGGCGCTACCCCGACCTGGTGGAGGCGGCCGGCTCGGCGGCCGGGCTGGCGATCGAGAACGCCCGGCTCCAGGTGGAGGCCCGGGCGCAGCTGGAGCTGGTGCGGGCCTCGCACGCCCGCATCGTGGCGGCGCAGCTGGCCGAGCGGCAGGCGCTGGAGAAAGACCTGGACGACGGCGCGCTGCGCCGGGTGCAGGAGCTGCTCGCGCGGATCGAGGGGCCGGGCACGCCGCCCGGCCTGGAAGACACCGTTGCCTATGCCGCCGAGCAACTGCGCCTGACCGTGGCCGAGCTGCGCGAGATCGCGGCCGGGCTGCACCCCTCGATCCTCGACCAGGTCGGGCTGGCCGAGGCGGTGCGCCGGATCGGCGCCGCTCAGCCGGTCACCGTCGACGTCGACCTGCCCGAGCAGGGGCTGCCGATGCCGGCCCAGGTGGCCGGTTACTTCGTGGCGGCCGAGGCGATCACCAACGCGGTGCGGCACGCGCAGGCCTCCCGCATCGACGTGCGCGGCGCCGACACCGGGGGCACCCTGCGGCTGACGATCGAGGACGACGGGCGCGGCGGCGCCGACATCGGCTCGGGCACCGGCCTCAGCGGGCTCGGCGACCGGGTGCGCGCGGCCGGCGGCACGATCCACCTGGACAGCCCGCCGGGGGCGGGCACCACGCTGACGGCGGAGATCCCCTACCGATGA
- a CDS encoding expansin EXLX1 family cellulose-binding protein, translating into MSRKKLDVRAATALVAFAVIAVTGGVFYAQSSTSSTADASLVLSRPDVAIAQEAQGPAETPDSGPAATPSATPTAKKKEKKPEEKKAEKADSTEKTKPVKAASADATKSTGSSSSSGGSGSTTAKAAASAANDEVQFGKTYDGIATFYGATGAGNCSYEPTGDLMVAAMNEQQYDGSQTCGAYVDVTGPKGNTVRVKIVDRCPECAAGHIDLSAEAFAELAEPVTGRIDITWKMVSPSVSGPVKYVYKEGSTQWWCGIQVRNHRNPIRKVELKGDNGWVTLDRQMYNYFLSASGEGCGGTVRITDVQGNQLTDSGISVKPGVEQAGAQQLPAA; encoded by the coding sequence GTGTCGCGAAAGAAGCTGGATGTCCGTGCAGCCACCGCCCTGGTGGCGTTCGCCGTGATCGCCGTGACCGGGGGCGTGTTCTACGCGCAGTCGTCCACGTCGAGCACCGCCGACGCCTCGCTGGTGCTGTCCCGCCCCGACGTCGCCATCGCGCAGGAGGCTCAGGGCCCGGCCGAGACGCCGGACTCCGGCCCGGCCGCCACGCCGTCGGCCACTCCCACGGCGAAGAAGAAAGAGAAGAAACCCGAAGAGAAAAAGGCCGAGAAGGCCGACTCCACCGAGAAGACCAAGCCGGTGAAGGCCGCCTCGGCCGACGCCACGAAGTCCACGGGTTCCTCGTCGTCCTCAGGCGGTTCGGGTTCCACCACCGCCAAGGCCGCGGCGAGCGCGGCGAACGACGAGGTCCAGTTCGGCAAGACCTACGACGGCATCGCCACGTTCTACGGCGCGACCGGCGCGGGCAACTGCTCCTACGAGCCCACCGGCGACCTGATGGTGGCCGCGATGAACGAGCAGCAGTACGACGGTTCGCAGACCTGCGGTGCCTACGTCGACGTCACCGGCCCCAAGGGCAACACGGTGCGGGTCAAGATCGTCGACCGCTGCCCGGAGTGCGCGGCCGGGCACATCGACCTCTCCGCCGAGGCCTTCGCCGAGCTCGCCGAACCGGTCACCGGCCGCATCGACATCACCTGGAAGATGGTCAGCCCCAGCGTCTCCGGGCCGGTGAAGTACGTGTACAAGGAGGGCTCCACCCAGTGGTGGTGCGGCATCCAGGTGCGCAACCACCGCAACCCGATCCGCAAGGTCGAGCTGAAGGGCGACAACGGCTGGGTCACCCTCGACCGGCAGATGTACAACTACTTCCTCTCAGCGAGCGGTGAGGGCTGCGGCGGCACCGTCCGCATCACCGACGTGCAGGGCAATCAGCTCACCGACAGCGGCATCTCGGTCAAGCCGGGCGTCGAGCAGGCCGGTGCACAGCAGTTGCCCGCCGCCTGA
- a CDS encoding metalloprotease — protein sequence MSLSGPTSGPVEGGRALFRGKVLGFPTHIDVSFLVVMAVLGYMSSPDSLTGLVVWLIITPIAVLTHELGHALVARTTGAKPEIALAGFGGVTSFDPPNQLSRARSIAISLAGPAVGLVIGIFLMFLESAVWPDGVTSEWLWYAFRYGIFTTIGWSVLNLLPILPLDGGQAMREFLPGDPVTRLRRAAGVSMVVAALAAVGVWYWMAGGLFLSAFLVLFAAQNFMTLRDLSRDLPVGSDGQPRSRAPQSPETVIVDMLWRNQAERARQVMQTLPEGTQIDLALHGAVLSLTGDPQQGHALLEQEVARRPNDPNMAAVLALTQALEHNWDALVHTMQGPLGPLIPPPVHERAMLEARATGREDVAGRLSHLRSADPA from the coding sequence ATGAGCCTGAGCGGTCCCACCAGCGGGCCCGTCGAGGGCGGCCGCGCCCTGTTCCGGGGCAAGGTGCTGGGCTTCCCCACCCACATCGACGTGTCCTTCCTCGTGGTGATGGCCGTGCTCGGCTACATGTCGTCGCCGGACTCGCTCACCGGCCTGGTGGTCTGGCTGATCATCACGCCGATCGCGGTGCTCACCCACGAGCTCGGCCACGCCCTGGTCGCCCGCACCACCGGGGCGAAGCCGGAGATCGCGCTGGCCGGGTTCGGCGGCGTCACCAGTTTCGACCCGCCGAACCAGCTCTCCCGCGCCCGGTCGATCGCGATCTCACTGGCCGGCCCGGCGGTCGGCCTGGTGATCGGCATCTTCCTGATGTTCCTCGAAAGCGCGGTCTGGCCGGACGGCGTCACCAGCGAATGGCTCTGGTACGCATTCCGTTACGGCATCTTCACCACGATCGGCTGGAGCGTGCTCAACCTGCTGCCGATCCTGCCGCTCGACGGCGGCCAGGCGATGCGCGAGTTCCTGCCCGGCGACCCGGTCACCCGGTTGCGCCGGGCCGCGGGCGTCTCGATGGTGGTGGCCGCGCTGGCCGCCGTCGGTGTCTGGTACTGGATGGCGGGCGGCCTGTTCCTGTCGGCGTTCCTGGTGCTCTTCGCCGCGCAGAACTTCATGACGCTGCGCGACCTGTCGCGTGACCTGCCGGTGGGTTCCGACGGCCAGCCCCGGTCCCGGGCCCCGCAGTCGCCGGAGACCGTGATCGTCGACATGCTCTGGCGCAACCAGGCCGAGCGGGCCCGCCAGGTGATGCAGACCCTGCCCGAGGGCACACAGATCGACCTGGCACTGCACGGCGCCGTGCTCAGCCTGACCGGCGACCCGCAGCAGGGGCACGCGCTGCTCGAGCAGGAGGTCGCCCGCCGCCCGAACGACCCGAACATGGCGGCCGTCCTGGCGCTCACCCAGGCGCTGGAACACAACTGGGACGCCCTGGTGCACACCATGCAGGGCCCGCTCGGCCCGCTGATCCCGCCGCCGGTGCACGAGCGCGCGATGCTGGAGGCCCGGGCCACGGGCCGCGAGGACGTCGCGGGCCGGCTGTCCCATCTGCGCTCGGCCGATCCGGCCTGA
- a CDS encoding SRPBCC family protein: MTTSPGTGTAVVTLQGDTTILITRDFAAPKSALWRAYTDPELVRRWWAGEKGEVTLVESDFRVGGTWRQMMTAGPGFEVGFHGEFREIAELEKIVCTETFEGMPDAYSVNTVTFTGEGDTSTLSMLIEHTEAAHRDAHIGSGMEEGMQGSMDALERVAISLR; the protein is encoded by the coding sequence ATGACGACCAGTCCCGGCACCGGAACGGCGGTGGTGACGCTTCAGGGCGACACCACCATCCTCATCACCCGCGACTTCGCCGCCCCGAAAAGCGCTCTCTGGCGGGCCTACACCGATCCGGAGCTGGTCCGGCGCTGGTGGGCCGGCGAGAAGGGTGAGGTCACGCTGGTCGAGTCCGACTTCCGGGTGGGCGGCACCTGGCGCCAGATGATGACGGCCGGGCCGGGGTTCGAGGTCGGCTTCCACGGCGAGTTCCGCGAGATCGCCGAGCTCGAGAAGATCGTCTGCACCGAGACGTTCGAGGGTATGCCCGACGCCTACTCGGTCAACACCGTCACCTTCACCGGCGAGGGCGACACCAGCACGCTGAGCATGCTGATCGAGCACACCGAGGCCGCGCACCGCGACGCGCACATCGGCTCGGGCATGGAGGAGGGCATGCAGGGCTCGATGGACGCCCTGGAGCGGGTCGCGATCAGTCTTCGGTGA
- a CDS encoding sodium:calcium antiporter encodes MAEETIVWHFVLLIVCAVAIYLSCEWFVNAVEWLGQRLNVGKMAVGTILAAFGTALPESVVTLVAVTTGGTEDAKDIGVGAAMGGPLALATVAYGVTGFMLLYRRRLLTRELVTAGGGSGAEDLGGTAALGTPADTARLARDQRWFLGVFVFKVALGLVAFAVKPWLGLVFFAVYALYFWKEMSGGNDGPGDDEDELEPLKIQPRAESPATWAVLAQTAGTLVVIFIASQLFVHQLDAIGPMLGLSGTVTALLLSPIATELPEIMNAIIWVRQGKVKLALANISGAMMIQATVPSGLGLLFTDWDFDGALTWSGAVTMVAIVYLLVTMAAHRLTPARLAFAGVFYLVFAIGLVPILS; translated from the coding sequence ATGGCTGAGGAAACTATCGTGTGGCACTTCGTGTTGCTCATCGTCTGCGCGGTGGCGATCTATCTCTCGTGTGAGTGGTTCGTCAATGCCGTGGAATGGCTCGGCCAGCGGCTGAATGTCGGAAAGATGGCCGTGGGAACGATTCTCGCCGCCTTCGGCACGGCCCTGCCGGAATCCGTGGTCACCCTGGTGGCGGTCACCACCGGCGGCACCGAGGACGCGAAGGACATCGGCGTCGGCGCGGCGATGGGCGGCCCGCTGGCCCTGGCTACCGTGGCCTACGGCGTCACCGGCTTCATGCTGCTGTACCGTCGGCGCCTCCTGACCCGTGAACTGGTCACCGCCGGAGGCGGTTCCGGTGCGGAGGACCTCGGCGGCACCGCCGCGCTCGGCACGCCCGCGGACACCGCCCGGCTGGCCCGCGACCAGCGCTGGTTCCTCGGCGTGTTCGTGTTCAAGGTCGCCCTCGGCCTGGTCGCCTTCGCCGTCAAGCCCTGGCTCGGCCTGGTGTTCTTCGCCGTCTACGCGCTCTACTTCTGGAAGGAGATGAGCGGCGGCAACGACGGCCCGGGGGACGACGAGGACGAGCTGGAGCCGCTGAAGATCCAGCCCCGGGCGGAGTCCCCGGCCACCTGGGCGGTTCTGGCGCAGACCGCCGGCACGCTGGTGGTCATCTTCATCGCCTCGCAGCTGTTCGTGCACCAGCTCGACGCGATCGGCCCGATGCTGGGCCTGTCCGGCACGGTCACCGCACTGCTGCTCTCCCCGATCGCCACCGAGCTGCCGGAGATCATGAACGCGATCATCTGGGTGCGTCAGGGCAAGGTGAAACTGGCGCTGGCCAACATCTCCGGCGCGATGATGATCCAGGCCACGGTGCCCAGCGGCCTCGGTCTGCTGTTCACCGACTGGGATTTCGACGGCGCGCTCACCTGGTCGGGCGCCGTCACCATGGTCGCCATCGTCTACCTGCTCGTCACCATGGCCGCGCACCGTCTGACGCCCGCGAGGCTGGCCTTCGCCGGCGTGTTCTATCTGGTGTTCGCGATCGGCCTGGTGCCGATCCTGAGCTGA
- a CDS encoding sensor histidine kinase, translating to MSTTSIAQTSQQLPVPLSPSRQWSRTFAVTGALTALGALLFGPLWHEYPQVASGSILFTAMFSCAGVILWDEAGHRRTAVLLILAGQFWALGWSEEWAFGPMPLVSGISSYVALSLAAWALFRYPDPALMTRLERIFLALLALAAIGGIVAEDLTMEPEWKDYAPDSWWLTLSSDHALHDRIAESVRTAQLVVIAVFVLMWIVRIRRTRGLDRELLAPMAVASPLIAVAVAAVPVAKLLGLTGGAMDRVYALQPAVLAVIPLTFLISVVRRRLADHAVLTLVQQVQRRPTPEAVQTALRTALRDATLRVRYWAPDLNTHVDVTGAPAGPPGPDGPDGDRLVLPVTAPSGGPLAVIDADAGLRRHPQVVANALAASGLALENAQLQAAVLGRLSQVRALRMQAVQAGVAERRRVERNLHDSAQQRLLALRLVLAASDSPELGTGARDRLHEMSSEIALALNELRDLARGIHPAVLSQAGLSAAIEAAAQKQPLLLVDATLPAGRFPAATEETAYYLICAALKGAAEQSPAASRVSIRGHETDGVLTIEVEDDARRPAQLRLDAELPGMLDRVRALGGDIMFSTLSRGGSLMVAAIPCA from the coding sequence GTGAGCACGACGTCGATCGCTCAGACGTCGCAACAGCTTCCGGTTCCGCTGTCGCCGAGTCGGCAGTGGTCCCGCACCTTCGCGGTCACCGGTGCCCTCACCGCCCTCGGCGCCCTCCTGTTCGGCCCGCTGTGGCACGAGTACCCCCAGGTCGCCTCCGGCAGCATCCTGTTCACCGCGATGTTCAGCTGCGCCGGGGTGATCCTCTGGGACGAGGCCGGGCACCGTCGCACCGCCGTGCTGCTCATCCTGGCCGGGCAGTTCTGGGCGCTCGGCTGGAGCGAGGAGTGGGCCTTCGGGCCGATGCCGCTGGTCTCCGGCATCTCCAGCTACGTCGCGCTGTCGCTGGCCGCCTGGGCCCTGTTCCGCTACCCCGACCCGGCCCTGATGACCCGGCTGGAGCGGATCTTCCTGGCCCTGCTGGCCCTCGCGGCGATCGGCGGGATCGTGGCCGAGGACCTCACCATGGAACCGGAGTGGAAGGACTACGCGCCGGACAGCTGGTGGCTCACCCTCTCGTCCGACCACGCTCTGCACGACCGGATCGCCGAGAGCGTGCGCACCGCCCAGCTCGTCGTGATCGCGGTCTTCGTGCTGATGTGGATCGTCCGGATCCGCCGCACCCGCGGCCTGGACCGCGAGCTGCTGGCGCCGATGGCCGTGGCCTCCCCGCTGATCGCCGTCGCCGTCGCGGCGGTGCCGGTGGCCAAACTGCTCGGCCTGACCGGCGGTGCGATGGACCGGGTCTACGCCCTCCAGCCCGCCGTGCTCGCCGTGATCCCGCTGACCTTCCTGATCAGCGTGGTGCGGCGGAGGCTGGCCGACCACGCCGTGCTCACCCTGGTCCAGCAGGTGCAGCGTCGCCCCACCCCCGAGGCCGTGCAGACCGCGCTGCGCACGGCCTTGCGCGACGCCACCCTCCGGGTGCGCTACTGGGCGCCCGACCTCAACACCCACGTCGACGTGACCGGCGCCCCGGCCGGCCCGCCCGGCCCGGACGGGCCCGACGGCGACCGGCTCGTGCTGCCGGTGACCGCTCCCTCCGGCGGCCCGCTCGCCGTCATCGACGCCGACGCCGGGCTGCGCCGGCATCCGCAGGTGGTGGCGAACGCGCTCGCCGCCAGCGGGCTGGCGCTGGAGAACGCCCAGCTCCAGGCCGCCGTGCTGGGCCGGCTCAGCCAGGTGCGGGCCCTGCGCATGCAGGCCGTGCAGGCCGGGGTGGCCGAACGCCGCCGGGTGGAGCGCAATCTGCACGACAGCGCCCAGCAGCGGTTGCTGGCACTGCGCCTGGTGCTGGCCGCCTCGGACTCGCCCGAGCTCGGCACCGGCGCCCGCGACCGGCTGCACGAGATGAGCTCGGAGATCGCCCTGGCCCTGAACGAGCTGCGCGACCTGGCCCGGGGCATCCACCCGGCGGTGCTCAGCCAGGCCGGGCTGTCCGCGGCGATCGAGGCGGCGGCGCAGAAGCAGCCGTTGCTGCTGGTCGACGCCACCCTGCCCGCCGGGCGCTTCCCGGCGGCCACCGAGGAGACGGCCTACTACCTGATCTGCGCGGCTCTCAAGGGTGCGGCGGAGCAGTCGCCGGCGGCCTCCCGGGTCAGCATCCGCGGCCACGAGACCGACGGGGTGCTGACCATCGAGGTGGAGGACGACGCCCGCCGCCCGGCGCAGCTGCGGCTCGACGCCGAGCTGCCCGGCATGCTCGACCGGGTGCGTGCGCTCGGCGGCGACATCATGTTCTCCACGCTCTCGCGCGGCGGTTCCCTGATGGTCGCCGCGATTCCCTGCGCCTAG